In Candidatus Cloacimonadota bacterium, a genomic segment contains:
- a CDS encoding thermonuclease family protein, with product MMLLCAALLCGGYACKESEWHKAKRLGLDRGIEGSERESPRLGEFSFADTLLAHEGSFGPNFPDNGPLIIADALPSGPLAMEGSWTVVDVYDGDTITISNSYGELKVRLLGYDTPEMRDADPYYKEMATEARDFLRSLIIGQSVRLRLDKNNARRDHLDRYGRTLAYVYREYDKLYVNAQMMRMGYSREYEKFAFEDLRYFRTLAAEAQKECRGLWAY from the coding sequence ATGATGCTGTTATGTGCCGCTTTGCTGTGCGGAGGCTATGCCTGCAAAGAAAGCGAGTGGCACAAAGCCAAGCGTTTGGGGCTGGATCGCGGAATTGAGGGCTCGGAACGAGAATCCCCCCGGCTTGGGGAATTCAGTTTTGCGGACACCCTGTTGGCCCACGAAGGCAGCTTTGGCCCCAACTTTCCAGACAATGGGCCTTTGATCATCGCAGATGCGCTGCCGTCCGGACCTCTCGCGATGGAAGGCTCGTGGACGGTTGTGGATGTTTATGATGGAGACACGATAACGATATCCAACAGCTATGGAGAGCTCAAGGTGCGCCTGTTGGGCTATGATACGCCGGAAATGCGGGACGCGGATCCATACTACAAGGAAATGGCGACGGAAGCCAGGGACTTTCTGAGGTCACTTATCATTGGCCAGTCAGTGCGCCTGAGACTGGACAAAAACAACGCCCGAAGAGATCACTTGGACAGATATGGCCGCACTCTCGCCTATGTTTACAGGGAGTATGACAAATTATACGTGAACGCCCAGATGATGCGGATGGGTTACAGCCGGGAATACGAGAAATTCGCCTTTGAGGACTTGAGATATTTTCGCACTCTGGCGGCTGAGGCGCAGAAAGAGTGCCGAGGCCTCTGGGCATACTGA